The Halalkalicoccus sp. CG83 genomic sequence ATCCCCGCGAGCTTCGTCGTAATCGCGACGATGTCAATCATTGGCCTCGGCTGGGGACGGGCGACCCGCCCGCTTACAGTCTCCGAGGCAGTGCGCGGGGAACAACCAATGACGGTCTCCGTCGGGGCGCTGGCCGCCGATAAGGTGGGCGAGGAGCTGCCGCCGATCGGCGAAGAGAACCCCCCGACGATTCCGAGGGCGTCGGACCTGTTCGACCCATCAACGACAGCCCGAGTCATCCTGATGCAGAACCTCGTTCCGGTGATCGCGACCCTTGGGGCGTACCTGAC encodes the following:
- a CDS encoding inorganic phosphate transporter, which translates into the protein SGTSNIANAIAPLVGSGALEMNPAIVIGCLAVGIGTFTIARRTLETMGNDLTELPLTAAIVVATVSATLVTFLSWIGIPASFVVIATMSIIGLGWGRATRPLTVSEAVRGEQPMTVSVGALAADKVGEELPPIGEENPPTIPRASDLFDPSTTARVILMQNLVPVIATLGAYLTFRFVPIFGI